The following nucleotide sequence is from Pagrus major chromosome 13, Pma_NU_1.0.
TCGATCCGTCatcatgaaaaatgtattgattattgttctgtttgtctttctgctaCGATCGATCTTGTCGTGTGtctgaaaacagttttaactAAAGTGAAGGCATCGGCTCCATAAAGACGAGCTACAAGTGAAGGTTGTTGTTCTGTCTCCTGGAAAATAACACATAAGAGAAAACCTCACGATATCATGATtaagtgtattattattatgattgcTAAATGTCATCAGTGTAAATTTACAGAAGCTTCTGCTTAAAGCAATCAGTTCCAACAACATTTGTTCAATTtaacaatcaaaaacaaaaagcacttAAAACTGTAACGTCTGTGTTATGAACTTTTGTACAGATCTTTGTCGCCCCCTAGTGCTAactgtttttataaataatgttatttttctttctttgttttattttaaattgtgtttccTTCAGTTAAAAAATCTGCATTGTGTGTCCTGATGTACCTTTTACCTGTATGTATGATTTACAGGTTGAACCTGATGCATTGATTCCCTCATGTAGTTCTTCACAGGAGACTCTGATGTTTGGTATTTTAGTGGCACAGAGAATAATTGTACAGGAGAGGAGGCCACCACTGCTCTTTGCATTTCTAGGTGGGTTCGGGAAGTAGTCTGAGGGATCCATCTCGAGAGGCTCCGAGGAACACAAATGAGTTTTATGATAAATTTGAGACACTTTAATTCTCTCGTTTCTTGGACGCTTAAAGGAGctctctgtagttttgttgaagtgattttaatgagaagagaaagatcttcacagACCGATTTTTTTCCCGCTTAAACAATCTGAACAAACAGGACACGTAATTACTTTGAAGGTAGAaaaggtggcggggtccaccacatataaacaaacatatataaggttctgggaccttattttcctctgagaacagtttgtttattaatttatgatataataaatatgtgtttttattattacctcattaatattgtaaatattaaaattctcagtttgatttcttctccagaactacacagCGCACATTTAAGTCACTGCTATGTGACACTCAGTCGTGTCGTTCTTCACATTTTATCTGAGCCAAAACATTGTTGTCTTAGATCTTTTTTGGGGGGACTACTGTCGTGTTGATTTTtaagggtgtgtttgtgtgtaagtttgtttgtagttgtcatttttttatatctgtATGATGAGCATTAAATatcatttctttaaaatgacattcCCTTTTGTCCATCTGTTGTCATAAGAGCAGGTCGTTCTCTTCACTGTGACTGTTCTGTCTGaaataaagtgaaagaaaagagacaagcTACAACATTAACATGCTGCTGCCTGCATACATGTGACTGAGAAGGAGAgatctgatttgatttgacaatAGGCCATTCtgtataaaaatactttttcatatttcaaatatattttattgccAATACttctacactacactacactacgtAATCTCCATTTTTAATATAGTACTTTTAACAGTGTATTTTTAAAGACAACCTGCTGTAGTAATGACTAGTAATGACTTCACACTAACTGAAAGTTAGTTGGTGACTTCACACTAACGGAAAGTGAAAGCAGGAGTTAAttagttatttttaatgtctgtggTTGATTCTCGCATTGACTTGTAGTGAGGCAGAGCGGGCTAAACCATTGTTAACTGGAGGGGTGACGTGAACTTTGAAACTGGATATTAAGAGGATTAGCAATCAAaggtagaaaaaataaatgtttgatgatgaaaaatctgtccacatatttttcaaaaataaattcaagATAAAGAGAGCTGCAATCATGTCGGTGAGATATTTTAAGTTGGAGTCTGTTACCTGTATTCAACCCCGGAAGACAATTAAATCTTCCCGCCATAAAAAACCGCTCCTGAGGACGTCGAAGAACAAAAGATCTGAGAGGAAAGTGACGGTAAGAGTTTATTAAACACTTTACTTCTGTAGTTATTTGGTTAATCCATCACTGCTTCTTAATTTGTGTTGCAGATGTCAGTAAAGACTTTAGAGTCAAAGTGGAAAACAGCCCTGACctccatcctggaggagctgacCGAGTCACAGTTCAAGAAGATGCTGTTCGATCTCGACAAAATCCCCCAGGGTGTGAAGAGTGATAAGGTGAGAGAAGAGATCCCTCAGATCATCATCGAGCACTTTGGGACTGAGCAGTCCATCACTGtgatagaaaaacaaatgaagcagATACCGAGGATGGACGCTGCAGTCCAGGACCTGCTGCGGCCCTTTGTGgacaaactgaagaaacaacagcagaaaaaaaagggtgAGTTTGTATCATCAGGTCCAGAGTTTGGATGTTCTCGCAGACTATGGTTTTATTTAGACTCGACATCCGTCAGACACTTTTAATTCCTGtgtttaacttttaaaacatctttttcagAGGCAGCGAGcaaagctgcagctgcagctgcctcAGGATCAGTGGACAAGAAGCAAAAACCTGCAGCTGGTGAGTCAAAACACACTGAACCACTTCAGAAATCAAATACTCTGACaggacagtgaacacatcatgAGTGTGTCTGTTCTGTATCACTGTGACAGAGTATTAAGGACACACTGAGGAAAGAAGGACGTCATTAATACCTGCAGTCTGTTCTGTGACCTgcaagacaaataaataacatgaatCATCAGCTGAaatcttttaaattaaacacacgacacacagaaacagttttaCCTGAAGACCATCaacacactgatgtttgtttcttttcttaaagATCAACAGAAGAGCTGCAAACCTAAGAAGGTGAGAGTGAAAGAAAGCATGagattattaaaaaacactttacacAGTCTCATTCTTTTCtctgatattaaaatattttattattttaattagaaTTATTGTTTCTTTACCTTCTCCTTTTGTATCCAGAAGGAAACCATCAGTAATCTGAGAGGCGGCAGTGAACTCAGCTTTAAAGTCAACAGTCATGTTTAATCACACTCATCAGGACATGACACCTGACGAGAGAATTAAAACACCTTCCCTCGGGTTTCTGtgaaaaacatttagtttatgttttactttttgttaGTTGTCTGTTGCACTTTGGTTCAGTTCAGGCAATAAAAGTACTTCGGTTATTTTTCTGATCTTTTTCCCAAACCACATAGctacattacaaaaatgtgattggCTCCAGGAAGAACAGTGACAAGACGAGACACCAGAAGAGAGTGTCAGATGTAGAGTTTTTATCTGTCTGTGAGTGTTAACAGCTAAAGTAGTTTGATTACTCTGTATGTGTCCAGTTGTCTATCAACAAACCAGTATCTGTTATCAAACCGTTTTTGTCTTGTGTCTCTGGTTTGTTCAGGCTGATCCTGTTGAACCTGTGAAGCCCAAACAGAAGAAGACCCAGAAGCAAGATTTGTCCCTGAAACCAGCTGGATCCACAGAAACCTCCAAGGTCACAGCAGAACACCTCTGTTCTCCTGATGTTAACATCTGTCTGATTTCCTCTCCAGTCAGctttgacttttgacttttattcatcccacatcggggaaattcacttgtgacAGTAGCAAGTagacagaaaaaatataaaatataaatattgcaCAAGATGGCGGAGATTggttgtttattattgttaacaTCAGTCTTAATCAGAAGATTTGAGGACTGAACACACTTCCCTGAGGTGTCCCATTTTTCACAGCAGGGTCTCCGTCAGTACTTTAAAAGTAAAACCCGATATTCAAAACGCCTTCGATGCTGCCAAAATACTGAAATCAGGTCAAGTCGAGAACACAAATCTAAGCACTGATCTGATACCAAatcatttacagtattaattAGAAATGGCCACTTCGCAGCAGTGTCCTTTACACCTGAATACAACTTAAGATTTCTTCTAACTGCACAAGTAGCCAATATTCATAAACAGCAAGTGACTCGTGTAACTAAAAgctccactttgtaagaaaagtcGAATCTTTCAAACTCGTCGAATACTGACCCTGTGGGTTGGTGAGCGACCTGACCTACAAtcagtcagtatttgacaagttgggaacgagactcaaaaatccACTTTCGTACAAACTGGACCTTGAAGCACATCCATACAGGGCTCATAGTATACAGctcttaaaatataataatgtgtattttctgtattttatcaGCTGATACACAAAGTTCAGCTCTGAATCGGTCTCGGGAGAGAAAGAATGGCAGCAGTATCTCTCTAATTAAACTTTTGGATCAGTTAACAGTTTATTGACCACACAGAGCTAAAACTAAACATCCCTGACAGAAGTTCTGTCTTCATCAAGGTTTTAACGATCAGTTTTGTTGAAACTCTTTGTATAATTCAACAGAACCACAAACCATCTGTAGTCTGTGGTTCTGttgaattatattttatttaactttttcaagttttggaaatattctTCATAGTAGTGTTTAAATTTTGTGTCTCTGGTTTGTTCAGGCTGATCCTGTTGAACCTGTGAAGCCCAAACAGAAGAAGACCCAGAAGCAAGATTTGTCCCTGAAACCAGCTGGATCCACCAAAACCTCCAAGGTCACAGCAGAACACCTCTGTTCTCCTGATGTTAACATCTGTCTGATTTCCTCTCCAGTCAGCTTTGGTTGTTTATTATCGTTAACATCGGTCTTAATCAGAAGATTTGAGGACTGAACACACTTCCCTGAGGTGTCCCATTTTTCACAGCAGGGTCTCCGCCAGTACTTTAAAAGTAAAACCCTCCATTGACGACCTGCGTTGTTTAAAGGTCATCATCAATGAACATGATATATGTCATTATATTCAAATGTTGTGTCTCTGGTTTGTTCAGGCTGATCCTGTTGAACCTGTGAAGCCCAAACAGAAGAAGACCGAGAAGCAAGAGTCAAACGGATCCACCAAAACCTCCAAGGTAGTTGCAGGTCGTCTCTGTTCTACTGaagctgaaatgtgttttaatttaaaaaacgtATTGTACTAATCAACCGACAGAGTTtaccaaaacattttaaataaatacctGTTAAGTAAAGTTTTTAAAGCAAGAAAATGTAACTTCCAGAAGAAAGACAGTCGACCAAAAGAGTTGAGCTGTTAATATTTTGAGGTTTGCATGTCTCAGACTGTTATCAGGGCTGAGATGGACTCTCAACATCTCACCTATCAGcacattttcactgtgatgtCAATTTCTATCGCTTATTTCCTGTTTGGATATGTTTTAAAACCTCCTGTGGCTCGCCCTTAACACACCCACTCTGGGAACCAGTGAACTATTCCACCATTTTATATGAGTGAGTTTTCTTCTGTACCTGTCAGCTGGTCTCAAACCTTCACCATGAATCTCAATCTGTCCTCCTGCAGGCTCAGAGTGCTGCTGTCCAGCCTGGAACAAAGAAAACTGCAGGAATCAAAAAGGCCATTTAGAAGAGCGCCCGCCTGGAGGCAGAGCTCTGGAGGTTTtaaactcaagttttatttcagttttttctccaCCGTGAACACACAAAAATTGGAACTGGAAACTCGtctatcaaaaacaaaactccagaCTGTCAAACTCTCAGCACAGTTCCTCTGTGATAAAGATTAAATGAAAGATTTCACTGCATTATTCAAAATGAGTGAGGGATGTTGGGACATGGGTAACAGTGAACATTTACAGGGGGCACTTGAAGATGGAGAAAGCCAAACATTCATCTGGTTTTGTGccaacttgtggagtccatgccagctcgagtACGTGCTGTCATAACAAGCAAAGTGGGACAAACCAAGTACACATTTATTCTCACATTCATGGACATTTTCCAAAGATGACGACTCAGACTGTTAAGCTGATATCAAttgtagtaaaaagaaaaagatttagtattacattcaaaacaaatgcacagtagaagtaTCAATGGTAGGTTCTTTAAAATTCTCAGTCCAGAGTGTAAATGACGCTCGTAGGAGATACTAAGAGAACCCCTTTAACACGGTTTTGTTTCTGCCACATTTAACGACCCGTGAAGAACGATGACAGAGATCGAGATCACTTTTCTGATTTTCTGTAAATTTGTGCACCTGGCTGAAAACTTCAGTCTCCACAACAGATGACGAGCTGTCGAGTGTTTGGAGGAAAATATATtcaactgtttttaaaacaatcatACAATAAATTTACACTCACTAGTTcgttttggttggtttgtcagcagcttcacagaaaaaacaataagTCTCAGAATAGAGCCcaataacttttggtgtggagggacggatccaggaatttttacTCAGGAAATGACACACGGATcatcaggaagaaaatgaggtatatttaggtggctggtatctctTAGTGAGTACAACTTGACTCGGGGCTACTACAATTTGGATCTAGCggattaaaatatgttttattgatgATGGATTAGAcgtgattgaattaaaggggactgttgagcTTTGGCGGAGGTATACACTCGACTAAGTTtagaaacaacaataaaagtccAGTTCCTGTCCTAATGCGAATTCTAGTAAGAAgctgaactttcttgttttataaatgaaGCAGCACAGAAAGTTCTTGGTCCCATCGAAAAGTTACTGCAGTGGAAGAAAATCTTTCagtttttataaaataataaaatttgAGTTTAGTTTCGACTTGTTGAGTTTTCATCTTCGTCTTCATGGTTCAGAGCTTCAGACAGTTTAATAGTTGTTGAGACTGGaaagaaaagacatgaaaaaacaactttatttctacttgactttattaaaaaatatcatCAACAAAATCATCCAGaaacatgcacacgcacacgcacacacacaaccacacaaagcAGTATCCATCCATATAaactacacacatacatacacacacatacactgtttctgttgaacaggagaaaaaacagacatcatATAGAGCTTCCTGTTTGTCGAGAAACAactaaactgattttattttgaagaagaaaaaaaaacattcttggCAAGCGGACAGTTACTCTACAGGACAAAAGAAAGATGATCCATTGATCGATCGATCAGTGAAGGGTTTCATTCCAAAACTCTTTGCATCcaatttattaataattaaaggTGGAGGATAAAAACGACCTGATATTCCCTGTTTGATTTTccaaaaatatacaatatttatataattacaTGCAGCGAAATCTCTGGTTGGCAGCTCGTTTTGGAAGGAAACTCTTCACTAACTCTGATGAAGtgctaataaaaaataacacgCTTGTTTGTTGTCGTTTCTCTGGTTTACgtgcacacacgcgcacgcacacacttctGATTTACATTCAAATCAAACAGAAGAACAAGAAATCTACAAAAATAGACCATTAGGCATTTTACACTTTGCATGTTGAGCTTTCCTCTGAGTCGTCtccaaaaatgaaactttgtGCACATCGAACCCGTTTGTACGACATCACCGCTCGGCTTTAATATTAAGATAATCGTCTTTATTCACATATCGACAGATGAACAGATGCTACGGTCACACTATGCTAAGCTAACGCCTGCTTTTATTTGCTTATCAAATCCAaatctttaaatgaaaaacaagcagTCAGAGAGGATTTTTGCCCTCCAACCTCTTTTTGTCAGAGCTAATCAACATCTTGGAGCTTTCTTTGGGGTCGGAGATCAAACGAGTGACTGAgggtcacatttacacactcacatgcacagtGTCAAAGACGCTAttcaaacagaaagaaactgCTAAAGATGGAGATAATTCTGTTTTCAGGgagcatttcaaaataataaacaacGACGGAACAGAAATGACTTTCAGTGTGAATTTACTTTCAGTCCGACCTCTTCAGGTCAAATAAAGTGATAAAGAAGGGCCGTACCAGCGTGTCTACAAACTCCACATGCTTCATATTTCACATCCTTTTCCTGACATCATCATTTGGTTTCCTTTAATTTCTGCTCTTGAATCTTGGTTCAAATCTGtgtcaaaatatataaaagctCAGGTGTGAACAGAAGATCTGCAGGCTGTGAAGACTTTAATCTGCCCTTTCTTTTCGTTTGGTCTCACGTTTACAGTtgaatgattattttctgtcagtgtttttttttacattgataTAAAATGATGGACTCCataaacactgattgattttcatacTGAAGAGAAACTGGAGGAGCAATGATCAGCCggttaatcgattagttgtcaactatttaaAAGGTAGGAACGGTGATTCTGGGGGAAGATAGTTGATTGATTAGtctgaaattcaaactcaaaacgTAATTAATCATCAACTAATTGATAATCAATTAGTGATGTCCAAATGTTTGTGACTCCAGTTTgttattgtgaatattttctggtttctttcctctgtgacagtaaagtgaacatctttgagttttggacaaaacaagacgtttgaggacaaaaacattgatcgacatttttcaccattttgtgatttttttttgtcgaTTAATCCAGAAAATggtcgacaatgaaaataatctttagttgcagctgtaatccaaaccaaaaaaacatttaaatgtcttgtGACCCCTTCAAGATGAAACCAGTCAGTTACGATCAGTTCGAGTTTGAGTGATTCAGTTTACACAGTTTctcaaattgtttttaaatgttttgggtAAAAGAATCCTGTAAATCATGAACTTAGAATCTGAAAAATTAAAGATGATTTGGTAAACGACCCCACAGACGTGTCTTGTTGGGGGTCTGCACCTTCAGGTTGGGAACCAGTAAAATGGTTTTAAAAGTTGACTGTGATGTTCAGAATATGAGATTTGTAGACTGTAGTAAATAAAACTTCACTGGTCTGGAGGTTTAAATCAGGAGTCATTACATTGactgttgtttcattttcaaatgcTCCTctgaagccacacacacacgcacaaacacacacccacacaaacacacacacacacacgatgagGAATGACGTATCGAAgctctctgctgttttctggACAAACTGAAGGCGCCGCAGAAGCTCAAAGTAAATAAACTCTCCAGGTTAAAGTTCTCAAACTGTTCTCCTCCTCGGTTGAAGACGACAGACTTTCTTCGCGCTCCTTTTCTGCATCAGAGTTTCGTGATGTTTGAGCGTCTTAAAtctcaacacaaaaaaaaacacctgtcaaTGTGCGCTCTCATTGGCTGACGATGAGCTGGCGCAGGTACGACTGCGTGAGGCCTCGCAGCTCCTCCAGCGTGTAGTCCTCCGGCATCGGCAGGCGGGTGATGTGCGGCGCCAGCTGGGTGAGCGGGATGCTGAGGGAGTCGGACGCCACGTCGCCCTGCTGAAGGCTCAGCACCACGCGCAGGATGTTGGCCACACGCTTCGCCATTtctgcagggagggagggagggagggagggccgGGGGTGGGGGCGGGGCTTGGTTAGGTTGTGTGTTGTGGGAAACGTCTGCAGGTTTTCATTCTTATCCAACAACAAGAGCTGACTTCACTCACCTACCTGAACTTCTTGTTTACTACGATCTGCAAACAAATGACGACTTCCTGCCGTCACTGTGAGGCAGGAAGTCTCAACACaaactcttcttctgtgttccCTCGAGTGAATGAACTCGAATCAGTCAGCTGAATCCTTTCCTGTCTTCAAAAATCACTTCTAGACCTGCAGAACCTCCTCAGAGAGCAAATACTCGCCATCATATCTCCTTCTCACATATAAACTCATATTCTATCACTTCAGACACTGCAGCCTCATGTTGTGACACTGTTTTCAGATGATCTACTTCTGATCTGTTTTCAAAAGCCGTCAGATCAACTGAGGACAGAGAGTTTAACATAATCTCACAAAGACATGAGTCTTAAATCAGacgccagccaatcagaggacagATGTGTGAGTGAatccagctgctgttgtttctgGACGTCAGCGTGTCGTCACTGGTTAAACTTGATGAACATGAAGCAGTCGTGCTCTCACCTGATTGGGCGAGCCGGTCTCTGGCGGTGCTGCAGGGCAGCAGCTCGATTCTGCTGCAGAGAGACGTCACGTCGGTGTGAAGACGCTCCAGCTCGTAACCAGCGTTGTCCATCTGTCAGCGAGGACACAAACATCAGACATCAACAGTCGCttctttaagtacatttactcaggtactcTGACTTTAactgagtattttcattttatggtACATTACACGTTTATATGTTGTACTTTATATTGTCCTATATTTATTTCACAGCTGTCATTAGTTTACAGATTAAAGTTTTCCATATAAAACACAAGATCACTTTactaaacatgtcacatcatTAAAGGTCAAACCAGCCAAAAGTCAATAAAGTACTTAAATAATActgataaaaatatataaagtattCATTCTGTGTTATGTAAAAGTAGCTTTGTTGttgaagtacattttgctgCCAACACTTCTGAGCTATAAattaagttcatttttgaagGAACGActtatttttattagttttgttttgtcacctttactcaagtaaataaTCTGAAGCGTACGGCTGCCATCTTGTCTTCATCAAACTTTTATTTCTACTCTTTTAAATAataagtaagaaaaaaataataaatacaagttATAACCTTACTAACCTGAAGTACTCAGTGACCACTCAACACTGCATtagcagcatgctaacatgttagccgGCGACAGACTTAAAACTAAACTACTCCTCCATCTTATAAGTTTTATGTTCATCATTTTGCACagaaacaaatataaaagtctGTTTTGCTCATGTGACACTGTGACAACTCAAATAAAGAATAACGTTTATATTTGAAGCATTTAGAAACAGAGACGGCGTCCGTACCTGCTGGATGTCCTGCAGAGTCTTGATGACCCGGATGTAGTCCAGGTAAACCCTCCCTGCAGTGTCCCAGTCCTGGATGGTGGCGCTGTGTTCAGGGATCGCCAGCCCCTCCAGGAACTCCAGCAGGTAGTCATGGTTGTCGTTGATGATGCAGTCTACAGAGGGATTATACAGATGATAGATTGAATCTACTGAATTACAATAAACACTTTTTGCTGCAGAAACAGACACTTATTGAGGTTTTTTCATCACAAGAAAACCTTGATTCCTGTAAACCGAGTTCAGACGTGTCTCCTGACAGTTAGAAACACGACATACgaacattaaaaactgaaaaccagTTGAAACTGATCAGTTTTTCTGTATTGTCCATTAAAACCAGGGTACACAGAGTCCCTCAGAGTGTGCAGACCTGAGGCCAGGTGTTGGATCAGCAGCCGGTGACACTGGCTCCAGTACCCGGCCCGGTACAGGTGCAGCGCTTCCTGGTGTCTGTCGCTGTCGCGGCGGGCTCGGGTAGCTTTGGCCTCGTGGATCCACTGCTCCGGGATCAGGAGCCTCTCGGTCAGGAAGCGCTCCCTCCGGACCGACTCGTCAGTCTCCTGCAGGGGGCAGTGGAGGGTCAGCATCTCCCTCACCGCTCTCTCCCGCTGACTGaagacacaaacatcacagtgaagAAGAATGAAGATTGTTTTTTCATCAGGGAGGATGAGTGGAGACGACAGAGGCTGATAAAAGCTAAAGACGTTGAAATAATACCAAATCATGAAGAATCAGAcaaaggaggaggtgaagaagatgAGACTGAATCTCACTGCTGCTGGAACATTCTCACTACAACTGACGCTCATATTAAACCGACATTATTCTGGTTACAGTTTGTAAACTTCAGAAACACTCCTCTCGACACATCGATAATAAAGTGATCAATATGCTTCACGCATCAGCAGATACATTTAGGATTTAATCCAAATTACAATTTAACAAATGTAGAAGGGACAGGTGTtgaaagatgaaagaaaacagaacaactGTTTAATCCAGTTTGAACATTTGAACGTACGTGTGGT
It contains:
- the LOC141006704 gene encoding uncharacterized protein, which gives rise to MSMSVKTLESKWKTALTSILEELTESQFKKMLFDLDKIPQGVKSDKVREEIPQIIIEHFGTEQSITVIEKQMKQIPRMDAAVQDLLRPFVDKLKKQQQKKKEAASKAAAAAASGSVDKKQKPAADQQKSCKPKKADPVEPVKPKQKKTQKQDLSLKPAGSTETSKADPVEPVKPKQKKTQKQDLSLKPAGSTKTSKADPVEPVKPKQKKTEKQESNGSTKTSKAQSAAVQPGTKKTAGIKKAI